Part of the Lolium rigidum isolate FL_2022 chromosome 6, APGP_CSIRO_Lrig_0.1, whole genome shotgun sequence genome, GCCCAGACGAATCGAGAACCCACTCCCCGCGGTACAGATCACAGGTGCCTGTGCAAATAACACCGGTCAACTCGCCGTATCCGAGCCATGCCCTTGTCATGAATAAATCAGTGTAGTGTGACAAACAACATTTCATTCAATGTAAGATGTTGTGCAGAAATTGAACAAGGTAATAATTAGCTGAAAGCTAACCTTGATCGGGCCTTTGGGAATCACTGGATGAATCTGGTGCACCAGGGATGGTTCCCTCCTCGATTTTTGGCGTGACATCGTCTAAAACGACTGGATCCAGTATTTTGTTACCGACCGCAGCTGGATCTTCGCTCGAATTCAGGGTACCACTTTGGTCACTGTGCGCGGCCAGGGGTTCCTGGCCACCCTGCTGCAACTCTTTCTCTGATAATGGAACAGCAATGGTAGAATCATTGTTCCCATCAGTGGCTGCATCGTACCCCTTCGGGTCACTGGGTCTGACGGTGAGGTACTCGTGTATCGATGCCCCGGGCAGGGGCGATCCCAGCGAGAGCGAGATCACCACCAGGGCCAGCAGCAGCGCGAGCGCGGACAGCACGACGGTGGAGAGCCACCGCCGGATCCCGCCGGCCCCGGCCGGGGCCTTCTTCCCCGGCAAACTCATGGCCGCATCCGATCCTCCGGGAGCCCGCCCCTAGGATTCAGGGGACGGATCCAGATGGGGCGCGCCCGGAATCCGTGGACCTCAGTGATCCCTGGGTGGCGAAGGGGGCTCGTACCTCGAAGACCAACGCCCGAAATCGCGGGCGGCGGTGCCGACGACGACGAGGTAGATCGGGTACGGCGGCGGGGCAGCGGCGCGGTTGGAGCTCTGTGCAGGCGAGGGGAAGAGGAGAAAGGTATGAGTGGTGAAAGGAAGGAAGTTTACCAGACATTCTGGGCAAGTAGATCGAAAGCGCCGAGTTGGATCATCAGCCACATGttgtggtgacttgacttgattACAGCATTTACCGGAGCAATTAAACCTGTAGAGAGAGTTCCAGAAAATACAAGGGATGATAATTTTCTTTTTTGCAGGAATTGCCTTATTTATTAGCCTGCCAAATGGGAGTGCATCCTAgtagcatgtacaatggtagagaagacaTGTTTTCCCTTACCCCGCTTCATCAGCTAGAGAAGGCATTAGATACAAGTCAtacaatgtactccctccgtcctagtttgtaagtcacaatttttgaatatcttggcccaaggtactagctgattgggtctcattttctctctctcaCTGGTGCATGCAGCCCCTTTCCCttcctcattggtgcatgcattctctttctctccttcattggtgcatgcaacccTTTTCTCTTCcacattaaataaaattatgcctaGGAGGTGGGggttatgggacaaatagtttttgaGAATATGACTTAaaaactaggacggagggagtattatctcTTACAaccatctctagcaattaatatgaataattaaattttggtaggaaatttgttgctaagggaagatATATGTGATACAATAGAGAAACCTGAAATCTTCCGAGCGCGCGTGTGCCAGACGGAAGTCTCGAGCGGTCACCAGAGCGGACGGCACGACCGGTCGATCGTGGTGGGCCAGGTGCTTTTCTACCGGGTAGAGGCGTAGAGCACGTGGTCGACGTGGTTTGCGCGGCCCGTTCACATGAGCTGGGAACACAGCGCACTGCACTATTTTGGATTCTGGAGCCGTCGAGCGCTAGTCTTACACGACATGGTCATATGGAATATCGCGCACGGAATTTTCCCTTGGTTCCGATCTTCGTCACACCAAAGGTCCAAAGTAGCGCCGGCGAGCATGGACGTCGGGCGGGTGTAGGATCGCCGGCGCTGCCCACGCCTTCCAGCATCGCgcctgagagagcaattttagtaTCCTAGAAAGTAACTTTGAAACCCAATAAAGCAACTTTGCTGCCTAACAAAGCAACTTTGAAACTCGACAGAACAACTTTGTTGTCCAACAAAGCAACTTCGGAATCCGATGGATTAACTTTGAAACCGGACGGAGCAAGTTTGCTGCCTCGCAGAGCAACTTCGGAACCCGACGGAGCAATTTTGCTGCCAAGCAAAGCAACTTCGGAACCCGACGGCGCAACTTTAGGGCCGGACGAAACAACTTTGCTGCCCAGCAGAGCAACATCGGAATCTGAGGGAGCAACTTTGGAACCGGAAATAGCAACCTTGGTGCTTGCGGCACATTCTTGGTGTCCGATAGAGTATCTTTGGTGCCTCAGTGTGCAACTCTAGTGTTGACAATGCCTAGCAACTTTGATGTCCGACTACTACTTTGGTGCACCGATGTTGCTTACCTTTATTTGACAGGTTGCCTACCACTACAATGAAGGTACATAAAACTGCACTAAAGTTCTTTACTATTATCGTGAACGTGCTCTTTGCTTTTGTGGTTGCTTTCTAAGTTGTGTACCATTTTTTTGTATAGTTTCATGCCACTGCAGTGTTGTTTTTAAAGTTATTTATTTGTGAACATGCGAAGCTGCATTTTATTTGTTATAAAGATGTCAACCGTTGTTGCGAAgttatttaccattgttttgaatcTTTTTTCGGCACGTATCAAAATTGCTTAGTTGCTAGCCTAAGTTGCTTTATATCGCATCAAAGTTGCTTCTTAATTTTTTTGTTGAAATATATGCAAGCCAGATCTAGTTTTAAAGATCTTGTTACGAGGATTCTAAATGTGAAAGCGAATCATAATTTCAATACATGGTTTGAAAGTTATAGCTTTTTGAAATAGATCTACAATATCTGGCTAAACTGGTATGAGCTGTATGAGTTGCATGCACGGTTAGGAGAAAAAAAAAGACGTACTAACGCGCTTAGAGTGGGAAGCAGCAAATTAACCATCGAATCTTTCCGTTTTTATCAGTGGAGATAAAAGCTTTCCTAATATAGAGGGTATGCTGAGCTCTGCAAACGAGCACGCGACCGCCCACTAGACGTATCCATAGAGAAAATAGTCCCTTATTTCCTAAGAGAAGATCCCTTacctaagggaagacaaccttctctcttttcattctctctcctccaactaagcaaagatCTGACGTGGCATCTCTAAGGGAAGATTGACATCACCGCATTGTACGTGCCCTAAGTACTTTTTTCCAAGTGAATCAAAATGAAGTTATGATATCATGGAATTTAGATTTTATGTGTTGGGAAGTAATCATGTAGCCATCAACAATATTTAGAGCTCGTTTGGCACCTATCATCTCATTTCATTTCATTTGGTAGATATATGGAATGAATGACATTTGTGATATCATTTTATATTTGATAAATCCACAAAATTATAGGGTACGAAAAGGAATTAAGGTTAGGCGCGGGATGTAAACTGTGAATTTGTCAAATGAATTCCATGGCAGCCAACCAAATTAATTTTTGAAATCACGAATGAATATCTTGATTCTATCCATAAATGATGGGAGCCAAGCAAGCCCTAAATATATTCTATTAGATACTCTGAGATATGTATGTACTCATGCAAACATTGGTTGAGTAGTAAATGGGGAAattgaaagaaaagcttaaaattgAGCAAGCCAATGAATTTAGTTCAAATTTTGTGGAGTAGTTTGTTTGGGTTGATATAAATTCAAGAGAGAGAAAAAGCCTTTGGTCAAAAGTGTGCAACCTTTTGTTCCATAGTATGGTGACCTTGCGAAAGGTGAACTAGATCGGAGTTTTGTAATTGGATTTAAACTCAATGGTACAATCATCCATTACATGTTGGCACAATGGACGTCAAACATAAGATAAAGAGATTTGGCGTAAGATGTTTATGGATGTGGATGCTCGATCATTAGTAACCACTCATATGCTTGCACAGGGAAGAATGTTGATATCACTAGAAAATATCAATACAAGAAAACCAAGATTATTCTCACGAGAATTTACTCGTATGATTTCTTTGCATGCGACTTTGGCGGCAGAGAAGTGGGCATGCCGATGCTTCTGCTCCTCCTGTTGGTGGGGTATGGGTGGGTAGTGAACATACATGCGGGGGTGGCGAGGGCAGATGCGGCAAGAGCTATATGGCTAGAATCAATACCCTTTGGTCTTCTATGGTTGGTGTCCTTGATATATTCTGATCCAACGCCGTTGGCTTGGCCTCGTGTGTTGCGCTCCATGTTGCGCCACCTAGCACCTCTGCAGCGCCCATGGACGCGATTCGCCAGTGTCGTCGGCTTGGGTGGCCCTCGATCTCGATCTACTAAATTGGGATCTCTCCAGGCCGCGAGTTTGGCGGCAGCGTCACAGATGGCAAGGATGAGAAGGTCAGGGTAGGAGACAACGATGGATCACGCACGTTCCGGGCTGACTTGTGATTTGCAGGCGCCAAATTGGCTCATGTGGTGACCGGAGCGTTGGGCTATTCCACCtcctctgatttcaccatggaaGTGCCATTTGTTGGGCCGCCATCATCAACGCCGATGTGAAATTCCTTGTTCCTTTAGTTTGTGTCGACCCATCTACACCTTCGATCCGCCTTAGCACCTTCCTTGCTACAATTTCCAAGGTGTTATGGAGCGACCATGACGGGCATGTTTGTACAAGAATGGATAAATTCTCGAAGATCAATCTCGTATGCTCAGTTTGAGTTGGGAGCCGGTGAATGATCATTGTTTTGCAACAATGTTCTCTGCGAGGGGTCGCAACTAAGACTTCATTCTTGGCGGTATCGAGGTGAAAATCCTAGGTCTGATCTTCGTTTCTTCTACTTGGCAATGACGACTTTCTAGTTgttttcttgttgaaggcattgtgtgGAGATATGATCctctccagggtgaaaacccatgATCTGCCCAGTTGGTTAGACCGGACAATGGCAATGTTTTCTGGAGGCGTCGTTTTGAGAGCCTTTTTCGGGGTCTTGATGTCATCACCACTGGTTGTTCTCACTGTTGCGAGTCTCTGATTACTTCGGCGGGGTctttgttttcttttcctttaaTTTTTTGGGCTATGTGCATCCTTGATGTATAGAAGTTCTAGATATTATGTTGTTGCAGAGGtgtaattgatatttaatattattatatttcctttatcaaaaATAAACCAAAACATTTATAATTTTGCATGGTAGATAATTTAAAAAAATCGCTCCATTCCAAACTAATTGAAGTTCTAGCTTTGCCGCAAGTCAATTTTTTCTAAATCAGACCAAATCTACTGAAATTATTATGAAAAATCTAATGATGTGTATAAGGTGTAGCATACTCGCTGATGTATTTTTCTGTAAACGTGTTCAAACTTAAATTAGATGAGCATATGAGAAAGATACTAAACTTCAATGGTTTGGAATGGAGGGACTATTTCTCTTTATTTCTCATATTTTGCATTTGCATATATctatttttttgaaatggggataCCGACCTCTGCATCAATTTATGGGCGTATATGTTCTTATTACGAGGTTCTAACTATCAAGTTATTGCAAATCATACATCACGTAAGGTCAACAAAAAAATCATCTGGAAAAAGAAGTCATATGGCAGCTAGACATCTCTTTCTACTAGTATGTCGCTAACCAGCCTAACTAATACCGTAAGCGACAATCTACAGACGATTGCATTCAGTAATCATAAACTCTTGCTGGTCATCTGGCAGCATAAAAGACCATAGCTGGATCCATTGTGTAGCCGAACGTATAACTTTTTTTTTCCGAACTCTAGTCTTGTGAAAAATAATATTATTCCGACAACTCCATATGAACCAACATAAAGCAGGATACATGGTGACATTTACGAGCAGTACGTCTAGGAAAGAGGAAAACCAGTATTTCATGGTAAAATCATCAAATGCAACTAACAAAACATCACGATGGCAAAGATAAGCTAATCCTGCTCGTATATTTACATCACATTTGACATATCCACGGAAGTTTTTATACTAACACACTGTCAAGTAATAACAATCCGGAGTGTGCCCGTGTAACGTTGCTGCTAAATAGATACGCATTTGAAGGTATGTATAAAACTACGCTTGTGATGTTTGGATAAGCAGTGCTATCTCATAACATCGTACAGATGGTTAATATAACCTGCACCCTACGATCGACATGGACCCCGGCTCCAAAATAATCGCCATAGATCTCCATGTTTCCCTTCTCCGATTAACCGATAATTTCTAGCTCTCAAGGCGACCGTAGGTGTGGAGCCTTCTCTCGGCAGCAAGTGGAGCCAAGGCTGTCAGCTAGGAGCATTCCAGGATGCTATGCTTTGGCGTTCCAGAGCTGACTGAGCTCTCCTCTCTGTGCGCCCAGCAAGGTGATGGTTCCTGCACGATTAATTCCAGAGCAGAAAATGAAGCAATGTCAAGAGGTCTAGATTCTGCAAGGACAATGGTTGCAATGGCGGCATCACTCTGGAGCCTGGGCTGGTAGGTACCTAGTGTGCAAGGGACAAGGTAGAGCAGAGCTGGTTGACCACTCTTCATGAGGTACAGGCCGACATATGTGAATGACAAGCCTGAATTTTTCGGGACAGTTAGTTAATTTCCAAAAATTAATGTTGATGCCATTAGCAAGGCTGTTCTTATGGGATTCAGAAATTAATGGAGAGAGTATATTGCATACCGAAGGCGTAGCCGATCATCACGTAGAGGAAGTAGCCGTCGGTCAGACCCTTACCGTGTGATCTGTCATATCTGCAGCTCAACAGCAGTTCGTAAATTCAGCAACAGTTTTTGGTAACGTTCAATCCAAAAGAGATGATGGATTCAGAGGTAAGCAGTTCTGGCTTACCTGAAGCTGAAGGCGACGAGCAGTCCGGGGAACAGGATGTCCCCGAACCCGATCATGTCGTAGCCGTTCCACACGTCGAACTCCTTGGGCATCTTCAGCACCATGGGGAGGCTCGGCCCTTCCTCCGTGCCCTTGGCAACCTGCATCGATCACACCGGCGGAGTAATGAGAAATGTTGTCTGGGATCACTGGTGTTGCACTAGGATTTGGTGTGTGTTTACAGTTTGTTAGAAGGCAAATTTACCGTGATCATGACGCTCTTCTTGAATATCAAGGGCGAGATGAACACCCAGAATATGTCGTACAGAAACGCGCTGATAAGAAGCGCCGACGCGACCTAAAAATGATCGATCCCCAAGCACATTAGAGATTTGTGCAAGATCAGTGTGGCTAGGATGTGTATGGTGGCCTTACCTTTATGTTTGGCATTTGCACTATCTGCAATACGAGGATCATCATGCATATACCCTGACAGAGAAGAACCGACCATCCAGTAAGATTAAAACGAATAAACTGATGACCCAATCAAATGGTGAATTTCGGCAACTTGGAGCACATCAGATATACCATGAGGTTCTGGCCAACCCAAGCAAACGCTGAACTCTGGTGCGTTGCCCACATGACGACGACGAACAGGGCTACCGGCAAGACGGCGAGCGTCACCACCGTGACATTCCCGATCAAAGGAAGCTTCACTTTCGCGTCGCCGCACTTGAATATTCTGTCCACATCAAATTTTCCCAGCAAACAGTTAAGACGAGGGTGACAGAGAGAAAGACTTAAGTTTCAGCAAGTCATGCTACCTGACAATGAGACTCGATGTAACGAAGTGCAAGCCCTGGAAGAAAGATACAGGAGTCGTCAGAAAGTCCATGAATACTTATCAGTCCATTGATCAAGTGAACCAAGAACTTGATAGTAGAATTACCTGAAGACCGCTGAAGCAGAACATGATAACCAGCAGCCAGGCGGACCAGATGgaggtgaagaagaagaggaacagcagGACGCAGGACGACACGACGATGAACAGGACCGCCGTCTTGGCTTCCAGCTCCACGATCTCAGGCTCAGCAGGAGCCTCTTGGTCTCCAGCCGCTGGAGGAGGCTTCTTCTGCGCCCACAGGACACGCATGCATGGCAGCCATTTATTTCAGATCAATGGACAAGTGAATCTGTGA contains:
- the LOC124659544 gene encoding signal peptide peptidase-like 3 → MSSCSSSRRGVALLLLPVLLLACLAPVAAGGNAASDFEEDGLSPKFPGCDNPFKNVKVMYWVDGDEMNALTGITARFGGVLPVTASVTQKLPAVVPSPRTGCDKDTKLAGSIAVAERGVCTYLEKASAVESSGATAMLLVNDKNSLEMMACTQNDKVPDLKIPIVLVSNSSGLKIFSAIDGGAKVNILMYTPTKAAFDGAIPFLWLMAVSTTACAAVWTIVVVGEEKKPPPAAGDQEAPAEPEIVELEAKTAVLFIVVSSCVLLFLFFFTSIWSAWLLVIMFCFSGLQGLHFVTSSLIVRIFKCGDAKVKLPLIGNVTVVTLAVLPVALFVVVMWATHQSSAFAWVGQNLMGICMMILVLQIVQMPNIKVASALLISAFLYDIFWVFISPLIFKKSVMITVAKGTEEGPSLPMVLKMPKEFDVWNGYDMIGFGDILFPGLLVAFSFRYDRSHGKGLTDGYFLYVMIGYAFGLSFTYVGLYLMKSGQPALLYLVPCTLGTITLLGAQRGELSQLWNAKA